The following coding sequences lie in one Desmodus rotundus isolate HL8 chromosome 1, HLdesRot8A.1, whole genome shotgun sequence genomic window:
- the NSMF gene encoding NMDA receptor synaptonuclear signaling and neuronal migration factor isoform X4, which yields MGAAASRRRALRSEAMSSVAAKVRAARAFGEYLSQSHPENRNGADHLLADAYSGHDGSPEMQPPAQNKRRLSLISDGRCEEAVLGQPAGEGLQPRVYTISGEPALLPSPEAEAIELGVVKGRRSREQHPHHHSQPLRASPGGSHEDISTPCQSWAGSRQGSKECPGCAQLAPSPSPRAFALDQPSLPQTTSRRKKLERMYSVDRVSDGSHTPICTWFPKESLFSFQTATTTMQANFRKHLRMVGSRRVKAQSSDLQSSHCTLGEAFEDLDWETEKGLEAVACDTEGFLPPKVMLISSKVPKAEYIPTIIRRDDPSIIPILYDHEHATFEDILEEIEKKLNIYHKGAKIWKMLIFCQGGPGHLYLLKNKVATFAKVEKEEDMIHFWKRLSRLMSKVNPEPNVIHIMGCYILGNPNGEKLFQNLRTLMTPYRVIFESPLELSAQGKQMIETYFDFRLYRLWKSRQHSKLLDFEDVL from the exons ATGGGCGCCGCCGCCTCCCGGAGGAGGGCGCTGAGGAGCGAGGCCATGTCCTCCGTGGCGGCCAAAGTGCG AGCCGCCCGAGCTTTCGGCGAGTACCTGTCCCAGAGTCACCCTGAGAACCGGAACGGTGCAG ACCACCTGCTGGCCGACGCCTACTCTGGCCACGACGGGTCCCCGGAAATGCAGCCACCTGCCCAGAACAAGCGCCGCCTCTCCCTCATATCCGATGGCCGCTGTGAGGAGGCGGTCCTGGGGCAGCCGGCCGGAGAGGGCCTGCAGCCTCGCGTGTACACCATCTCCGGGGAGCCggccctgctgcccagccccGAGGCTGAGGCCATCGAGCTGGGCGTGGTGAAGGGGCGGCGGAGCCGGGAGCAGcacccccaccaccacagccaGCCCCTGCGTGCCAGCCCAGGCGGCAGCCATGAGGACATCAGCACGCCCTgccagagctgggcaggcagcCGCCAGGGCTCCAAGGAATGCCCGGGATGTGCCCAactggcccccagcccctcccctcggGCCTTTGCGCTGGAccagccctctctgccccagaCCACCAGCCGCCGCAAGAAGCTGGAGAGGATGTACAGCGTCGACCGTGTGTCTG ATGGCAGCCACACCCCCATCTGCACCTGGTTCCCCAAGGAAAGCTTGTTCAGCTTCCAGACAGCGACAACAACTATGCAAGC GAACTTCCGGAAACACTTGCGCATGGTCGGCAGCCGGAGGGTGAAGGCCCAGA GTAGTGACCTGCAGAGCTCACACTGTACCTTGGGGGAGGCTTTCGAGGACCTGGACTGGGAGACTGAGAAGGGCCTGGAGGCTGTGGCCTGTGACACCGAGGGCTTCCTGCCACCCAAGGTCATG CTCATCTCCTCCAAGGTGCCCAAGGCTGAGTACATCCCCACCATCATCCGCAGGGACGACCCTTCCATCATCCCCATCCTCTAT GACCATGAGCACGCGACCTTCGAGGACATCCTGG aggAGATAGAGAAGAAGCTGAACATCTACCACAAGGGTGCCAAGATCTGGAAGATGCTCATATTCTGCCAG GGTGGCCCGGGACACCTGTACCTGCTCAAGAACAAGGTGGCCACCTTCGCCAaagtggagaaggaagaagacatgATCCA CTTCTGGAAGCGGTTGAGCCGCTTGATGAGCAAAGTGAACCCAGAGCCAAACGTCATCCACATCATGGGCTGCTACATTCTGGGGAACCCCAatggggagaag CTGTTCCAGAATCTCAGGACCCTCATGACCCCTTACAGGGTCATCTTTGAGTCCCCACTGGAGCTGTCAGCCCAAG GGAAGCAGATGATCGAGACCTACTTCGACTTCCGACTGTACCGCCTGTGGAAGAGCCGCCAGCACTCGAAGCTGCTGGACTTCGAGGACGTCCTGTGA
- the NSMF gene encoding NMDA receptor synaptonuclear signaling and neuronal migration factor isoform X3 — MGAAASRRRALRSEAMSSVAAKVRAARAFGEYLSQSHPENRNGADHLLADAYSGHDGSPEMQPPAQNKRRLSLISDGRCEEAVLGQPAGEGLQPRVYTISGEPALLPSPEAEAIELGVVKGRRSREQHPHHHSQPLRASPGGSHEDISTPCQSWAGSRQGSKECPGCAQLAPSPSPRAFALDQPSLPQTTSRRKKLERMYSVDRVSDGSHTPICTWFPKESLFSFQTATTTMQAVFRGYAERKRRKRENDSASVIQRNFRKHLRMVGSRRVKAQSSDLQSSHCTLGEAFEDLDWETEKGLEAVACDTEGFLPPKVMLISSKVPKAEYIPTIIRRDDPSIIPILYDHEHATFEDILEEIEKKLNIYHKGAKIWKMLIFCQGGPGHLYLLKNKVATFAKVEKEEDMIHFWKRLSRLMSKVNPEPNVIHIMGCYILGNPNGEKLFQNLRTLMTPYRVIFESPLELSAQGKQMIETYFDFRLYRLWKSRQHSKLLDFEDVL, encoded by the exons ATGGGCGCCGCCGCCTCCCGGAGGAGGGCGCTGAGGAGCGAGGCCATGTCCTCCGTGGCGGCCAAAGTGCG AGCCGCCCGAGCTTTCGGCGAGTACCTGTCCCAGAGTCACCCTGAGAACCGGAACGGTGCAG ACCACCTGCTGGCCGACGCCTACTCTGGCCACGACGGGTCCCCGGAAATGCAGCCACCTGCCCAGAACAAGCGCCGCCTCTCCCTCATATCCGATGGCCGCTGTGAGGAGGCGGTCCTGGGGCAGCCGGCCGGAGAGGGCCTGCAGCCTCGCGTGTACACCATCTCCGGGGAGCCggccctgctgcccagccccGAGGCTGAGGCCATCGAGCTGGGCGTGGTGAAGGGGCGGCGGAGCCGGGAGCAGcacccccaccaccacagccaGCCCCTGCGTGCCAGCCCAGGCGGCAGCCATGAGGACATCAGCACGCCCTgccagagctgggcaggcagcCGCCAGGGCTCCAAGGAATGCCCGGGATGTGCCCAactggcccccagcccctcccctcggGCCTTTGCGCTGGAccagccctctctgccccagaCCACCAGCCGCCGCAAGAAGCTGGAGAGGATGTACAGCGTCGACCGTGTGTCTG ATGGCAGCCACACCCCCATCTGCACCTGGTTCCCCAAGGAAAGCTTGTTCAGCTTCCAGACAGCGACAACAACTATGCAAGC GGTGTTCAGGGGCTACGCGGAGAGGAAGCGCCGGAAACGGGAGAATGATTCCGCGTCTGTAATCCAGAG GAACTTCCGGAAACACTTGCGCATGGTCGGCAGCCGGAGGGTGAAGGCCCAGA GTAGTGACCTGCAGAGCTCACACTGTACCTTGGGGGAGGCTTTCGAGGACCTGGACTGGGAGACTGAGAAGGGCCTGGAGGCTGTGGCCTGTGACACCGAGGGCTTCCTGCCACCCAAGGTCATG CTCATCTCCTCCAAGGTGCCCAAGGCTGAGTACATCCCCACCATCATCCGCAGGGACGACCCTTCCATCATCCCCATCCTCTAT GACCATGAGCACGCGACCTTCGAGGACATCCTGG aggAGATAGAGAAGAAGCTGAACATCTACCACAAGGGTGCCAAGATCTGGAAGATGCTCATATTCTGCCAG GGTGGCCCGGGACACCTGTACCTGCTCAAGAACAAGGTGGCCACCTTCGCCAaagtggagaaggaagaagacatgATCCA CTTCTGGAAGCGGTTGAGCCGCTTGATGAGCAAAGTGAACCCAGAGCCAAACGTCATCCACATCATGGGCTGCTACATTCTGGGGAACCCCAatggggagaag CTGTTCCAGAATCTCAGGACCCTCATGACCCCTTACAGGGTCATCTTTGAGTCCCCACTGGAGCTGTCAGCCCAAG GGAAGCAGATGATCGAGACCTACTTCGACTTCCGACTGTACCGCCTGTGGAAGAGCCGCCAGCACTCGAAGCTGCTGGACTTCGAGGACGTCCTGTGA
- the NSMF gene encoding NMDA receptor synaptonuclear signaling and neuronal migration factor isoform X5 gives MQPPAQNKRRLSLISDGRCEEAVLGQPAGEGLQPRVYTISGEPALLPSPEAEAIELGVVKGRRSREQHPHHHSQPLRASPGGSHEDISTPCQSWAGSRQGSKECPGCAQLAPSPSPRAFALDQPSLPQTTSRRKKLERMYSVDRVSDGSHTPICTWFPKESLFSFQTATTTMQAVFRGYAERKRRKRENDSASVIQRNFRKHLRMVGSRRVKAQTFAERRERSFSRSWSDPTPMKADTSHDSRDSSDLQSSHCTLGEAFEDLDWETEKGLEAVACDTEGFLPPKVMLISSKVPKAEYIPTIIRRDDPSIIPILYDHEHATFEDILEEIEKKLNIYHKGAKIWKMLIFCQGGPGHLYLLKNKVATFAKVEKEEDMIHFWKRLSRLMSKVNPEPNVIHIMGCYILGNPNGEKLFQNLRTLMTPYRVIFESPLELSAQGKQMIETYFDFRLYRLWKSRQHSKLLDFEDVL, from the exons ATGCAGCCACCTGCCCAGAACAAGCGCCGCCTCTCCCTCATATCCGATGGCCGCTGTGAGGAGGCGGTCCTGGGGCAGCCGGCCGGAGAGGGCCTGCAGCCTCGCGTGTACACCATCTCCGGGGAGCCggccctgctgcccagccccGAGGCTGAGGCCATCGAGCTGGGCGTGGTGAAGGGGCGGCGGAGCCGGGAGCAGcacccccaccaccacagccaGCCCCTGCGTGCCAGCCCAGGCGGCAGCCATGAGGACATCAGCACGCCCTgccagagctgggcaggcagcCGCCAGGGCTCCAAGGAATGCCCGGGATGTGCCCAactggcccccagcccctcccctcggGCCTTTGCGCTGGAccagccctctctgccccagaCCACCAGCCGCCGCAAGAAGCTGGAGAGGATGTACAGCGTCGACCGTGTGTCTG ATGGCAGCCACACCCCCATCTGCACCTGGTTCCCCAAGGAAAGCTTGTTCAGCTTCCAGACAGCGACAACAACTATGCAAGC GGTGTTCAGGGGCTACGCGGAGAGGAAGCGCCGGAAACGGGAGAATGATTCCGCGTCTGTAATCCAGAG GAACTTCCGGAAACACTTGCGCATGGTCGGCAGCCGGAGGGTGAAGGCCCAGA CGTTCGCAGAGCGGCGCGAGCGGAGCTTCAGCCGGTCCTGGAGCGACCCCACCCCCATGAAAGCCGACACTTCCCACGACTCCCGAGACA GTAGTGACCTGCAGAGCTCACACTGTACCTTGGGGGAGGCTTTCGAGGACCTGGACTGGGAGACTGAGAAGGGCCTGGAGGCTGTGGCCTGTGACACCGAGGGCTTCCTGCCACCCAAGGTCATG CTCATCTCCTCCAAGGTGCCCAAGGCTGAGTACATCCCCACCATCATCCGCAGGGACGACCCTTCCATCATCCCCATCCTCTAT GACCATGAGCACGCGACCTTCGAGGACATCCTGG aggAGATAGAGAAGAAGCTGAACATCTACCACAAGGGTGCCAAGATCTGGAAGATGCTCATATTCTGCCAG GGTGGCCCGGGACACCTGTACCTGCTCAAGAACAAGGTGGCCACCTTCGCCAaagtggagaaggaagaagacatgATCCA CTTCTGGAAGCGGTTGAGCCGCTTGATGAGCAAAGTGAACCCAGAGCCAAACGTCATCCACATCATGGGCTGCTACATTCTGGGGAACCCCAatggggagaag CTGTTCCAGAATCTCAGGACCCTCATGACCCCTTACAGGGTCATCTTTGAGTCCCCACTGGAGCTGTCAGCCCAAG GGAAGCAGATGATCGAGACCTACTTCGACTTCCGACTGTACCGCCTGTGGAAGAGCCGCCAGCACTCGAAGCTGCTGGACTTCGAGGACGTCCTGTGA
- the NSMF gene encoding NMDA receptor synaptonuclear signaling and neuronal migration factor isoform X2, translating to MGAAASRRRALRSEAMSSVAAKVRAARAFGEYLSQSHPENRNGADHLLADAYSGHDGSPEMQPPAQNKRRLSLISDGRCEEAVLGQPAGEGLQPRVYTISGEPALLPSPEAEAIELGVVKGRRSREQHPHHHSQPLRASPGGSHEDISTPCQSWAGSRQGSKECPGCAQLAPSPSPRAFALDQPSLPQTTSRRKKLERMYSVDRVSDGSHTPICTWFPKESLFSFQTATTTMQANFRKHLRMVGSRRVKAQTFAERRERSFSRSWSDPTPMKADTSHDSRDSSDLQSSHCTLGEAFEDLDWETEKGLEAVACDTEGFLPPKVMLISSKVPKAEYIPTIIRRDDPSIIPILYDHEHATFEDILEEIEKKLNIYHKGAKIWKMLIFCQGGPGHLYLLKNKVATFAKVEKEEDMIHFWKRLSRLMSKVNPEPNVIHIMGCYILGNPNGEKLFQNLRTLMTPYRVIFESPLELSAQGKQMIETYFDFRLYRLWKSRQHSKLLDFEDVL from the exons ATGGGCGCCGCCGCCTCCCGGAGGAGGGCGCTGAGGAGCGAGGCCATGTCCTCCGTGGCGGCCAAAGTGCG AGCCGCCCGAGCTTTCGGCGAGTACCTGTCCCAGAGTCACCCTGAGAACCGGAACGGTGCAG ACCACCTGCTGGCCGACGCCTACTCTGGCCACGACGGGTCCCCGGAAATGCAGCCACCTGCCCAGAACAAGCGCCGCCTCTCCCTCATATCCGATGGCCGCTGTGAGGAGGCGGTCCTGGGGCAGCCGGCCGGAGAGGGCCTGCAGCCTCGCGTGTACACCATCTCCGGGGAGCCggccctgctgcccagccccGAGGCTGAGGCCATCGAGCTGGGCGTGGTGAAGGGGCGGCGGAGCCGGGAGCAGcacccccaccaccacagccaGCCCCTGCGTGCCAGCCCAGGCGGCAGCCATGAGGACATCAGCACGCCCTgccagagctgggcaggcagcCGCCAGGGCTCCAAGGAATGCCCGGGATGTGCCCAactggcccccagcccctcccctcggGCCTTTGCGCTGGAccagccctctctgccccagaCCACCAGCCGCCGCAAGAAGCTGGAGAGGATGTACAGCGTCGACCGTGTGTCTG ATGGCAGCCACACCCCCATCTGCACCTGGTTCCCCAAGGAAAGCTTGTTCAGCTTCCAGACAGCGACAACAACTATGCAAGC GAACTTCCGGAAACACTTGCGCATGGTCGGCAGCCGGAGGGTGAAGGCCCAGA CGTTCGCAGAGCGGCGCGAGCGGAGCTTCAGCCGGTCCTGGAGCGACCCCACCCCCATGAAAGCCGACACTTCCCACGACTCCCGAGACA GTAGTGACCTGCAGAGCTCACACTGTACCTTGGGGGAGGCTTTCGAGGACCTGGACTGGGAGACTGAGAAGGGCCTGGAGGCTGTGGCCTGTGACACCGAGGGCTTCCTGCCACCCAAGGTCATG CTCATCTCCTCCAAGGTGCCCAAGGCTGAGTACATCCCCACCATCATCCGCAGGGACGACCCTTCCATCATCCCCATCCTCTAT GACCATGAGCACGCGACCTTCGAGGACATCCTGG aggAGATAGAGAAGAAGCTGAACATCTACCACAAGGGTGCCAAGATCTGGAAGATGCTCATATTCTGCCAG GGTGGCCCGGGACACCTGTACCTGCTCAAGAACAAGGTGGCCACCTTCGCCAaagtggagaaggaagaagacatgATCCA CTTCTGGAAGCGGTTGAGCCGCTTGATGAGCAAAGTGAACCCAGAGCCAAACGTCATCCACATCATGGGCTGCTACATTCTGGGGAACCCCAatggggagaag CTGTTCCAGAATCTCAGGACCCTCATGACCCCTTACAGGGTCATCTTTGAGTCCCCACTGGAGCTGTCAGCCCAAG GGAAGCAGATGATCGAGACCTACTTCGACTTCCGACTGTACCGCCTGTGGAAGAGCCGCCAGCACTCGAAGCTGCTGGACTTCGAGGACGTCCTGTGA
- the NSMF gene encoding NMDA receptor synaptonuclear signaling and neuronal migration factor isoform X1 — MGAAASRRRALRSEAMSSVAAKVRAARAFGEYLSQSHPENRNGADHLLADAYSGHDGSPEMQPPAQNKRRLSLISDGRCEEAVLGQPAGEGLQPRVYTISGEPALLPSPEAEAIELGVVKGRRSREQHPHHHSQPLRASPGGSHEDISTPCQSWAGSRQGSKECPGCAQLAPSPSPRAFALDQPSLPQTTSRRKKLERMYSVDRVSDGSHTPICTWFPKESLFSFQTATTTMQAVFRGYAERKRRKRENDSASVIQRNFRKHLRMVGSRRVKAQTFAERRERSFSRSWSDPTPMKADTSHDSRDSSDLQSSHCTLGEAFEDLDWETEKGLEAVACDTEGFLPPKVMLISSKVPKAEYIPTIIRRDDPSIIPILYDHEHATFEDILEEIEKKLNIYHKGAKIWKMLIFCQGGPGHLYLLKNKVATFAKVEKEEDMIHFWKRLSRLMSKVNPEPNVIHIMGCYILGNPNGEKLFQNLRTLMTPYRVIFESPLELSAQGKQMIETYFDFRLYRLWKSRQHSKLLDFEDVL; from the exons ATGGGCGCCGCCGCCTCCCGGAGGAGGGCGCTGAGGAGCGAGGCCATGTCCTCCGTGGCGGCCAAAGTGCG AGCCGCCCGAGCTTTCGGCGAGTACCTGTCCCAGAGTCACCCTGAGAACCGGAACGGTGCAG ACCACCTGCTGGCCGACGCCTACTCTGGCCACGACGGGTCCCCGGAAATGCAGCCACCTGCCCAGAACAAGCGCCGCCTCTCCCTCATATCCGATGGCCGCTGTGAGGAGGCGGTCCTGGGGCAGCCGGCCGGAGAGGGCCTGCAGCCTCGCGTGTACACCATCTCCGGGGAGCCggccctgctgcccagccccGAGGCTGAGGCCATCGAGCTGGGCGTGGTGAAGGGGCGGCGGAGCCGGGAGCAGcacccccaccaccacagccaGCCCCTGCGTGCCAGCCCAGGCGGCAGCCATGAGGACATCAGCACGCCCTgccagagctgggcaggcagcCGCCAGGGCTCCAAGGAATGCCCGGGATGTGCCCAactggcccccagcccctcccctcggGCCTTTGCGCTGGAccagccctctctgccccagaCCACCAGCCGCCGCAAGAAGCTGGAGAGGATGTACAGCGTCGACCGTGTGTCTG ATGGCAGCCACACCCCCATCTGCACCTGGTTCCCCAAGGAAAGCTTGTTCAGCTTCCAGACAGCGACAACAACTATGCAAGC GGTGTTCAGGGGCTACGCGGAGAGGAAGCGCCGGAAACGGGAGAATGATTCCGCGTCTGTAATCCAGAG GAACTTCCGGAAACACTTGCGCATGGTCGGCAGCCGGAGGGTGAAGGCCCAGA CGTTCGCAGAGCGGCGCGAGCGGAGCTTCAGCCGGTCCTGGAGCGACCCCACCCCCATGAAAGCCGACACTTCCCACGACTCCCGAGACA GTAGTGACCTGCAGAGCTCACACTGTACCTTGGGGGAGGCTTTCGAGGACCTGGACTGGGAGACTGAGAAGGGCCTGGAGGCTGTGGCCTGTGACACCGAGGGCTTCCTGCCACCCAAGGTCATG CTCATCTCCTCCAAGGTGCCCAAGGCTGAGTACATCCCCACCATCATCCGCAGGGACGACCCTTCCATCATCCCCATCCTCTAT GACCATGAGCACGCGACCTTCGAGGACATCCTGG aggAGATAGAGAAGAAGCTGAACATCTACCACAAGGGTGCCAAGATCTGGAAGATGCTCATATTCTGCCAG GGTGGCCCGGGACACCTGTACCTGCTCAAGAACAAGGTGGCCACCTTCGCCAaagtggagaaggaagaagacatgATCCA CTTCTGGAAGCGGTTGAGCCGCTTGATGAGCAAAGTGAACCCAGAGCCAAACGTCATCCACATCATGGGCTGCTACATTCTGGGGAACCCCAatggggagaag CTGTTCCAGAATCTCAGGACCCTCATGACCCCTTACAGGGTCATCTTTGAGTCCCCACTGGAGCTGTCAGCCCAAG GGAAGCAGATGATCGAGACCTACTTCGACTTCCGACTGTACCGCCTGTGGAAGAGCCGCCAGCACTCGAAGCTGCTGGACTTCGAGGACGTCCTGTGA